A stretch of the Vigna radiata var. radiata cultivar VC1973A chromosome 7, Vradiata_ver6, whole genome shotgun sequence genome encodes the following:
- the LOC106767936 gene encoding lysine-specific demethylase JMJ18-like — protein MEITLESSASPQHKKISARWNPVEACRPIIDEAPVFYPTIEEFEDTLGYLAKIRPQAEPYGICRIVPPACWVPPCPLKEKDLWENAKFPTRIQPIDLLQNREPMRKKVRGRKRKRRKQSKMGAGRRTAKSGSEANVASEPEEKFGFQSGSDFTLKDFQQYAKVFKDCYFGLNDANEYGKVSDYNHWQKREPSVEDIEGEYWRIIEQPTDEVEVYYGADLETGSLGSGFPKTSSLTNNDSDRYAVSGWNLNNFPRLPGSALSFEGSDISGVLVPWLYIGMCFSSFCWHVEDHHLYSLNYLHWGDPKVWYGVPGIHAPGLEAAMRKHLPDLFEEQPNLLNELVTQLSPSILKSEGVPVHRTVQNSGEFVVTFPRAYHCGFNCGFNCAEAVNVAPVDWLVHGQNAVELYSLQCRKTSLSHDKLLFGCAQEAVCALAEATLHDKENLKYIKWSSACGKDGVLTKAIKTRINMEKERLDCLPTHLKKLRMNSEFDLFEERECFSCFYDLHLSAIGCKCSPDTYSCLNHSHLFCSCEVDQSFVLFRYTMNELGTLVEALEGEEHAILVWANRNTGLVSANPEDTCIYKQDAESYKGWKSSTYCAGTNNKSNSNIPSSSYNHISAELVHSEFHRETYSAQYGTKDCQKDIKNEEKLVMYNEDKVKEGSLDLNIDVMFVERENRFLHAAEYHHNKSVPYVGKVCYSEVRKKQDNMEPGAGCITSLEKEFSSCSRDVQNSCTLDGYKLFGVDLQMHSDSREQLNGVFKIGDIETSNASLSLTNQNFIMKNISVSVEPVNLGIVMCGKLWCSRHAIYPKGFKSRVKFLSFLDPPRICNYVSEVYDAGFLGPLFKVTMEEHPSEIFTNTSADKCWESVLLRLNHETEKLRSQGERELPPLELLKNINGHKMFGFLSPSIIQAIEALDPNHQCVEYWNHKEVVSESSESGIDDCKLSHGSSNSLSDVKTRLLGPGLRKLEQDSSRRHYDSFEEMKLVVEGLLKKANAEELSAMHKLFSSDAQFNKWRVAYVTLIEEIRKACA, from the exons ATGGAAATCACATTGGAGTCTTCTGCTAGTCCGCAGCATAAAAAG ATATCAGCCAGATGGAATCCGGTTGAAGCATGCCGGCCTATAATTGATGAAGCACCTGTGTTCTATCCAACTATTGAG GAGTTTGAAGACACACTTGGTTACTTAGCTAAGATTCGCCCCCAAGCTGAACCTTATGGCATATGTAGGATTGTCCCTCCAGCTTGCTGGGTACCACCATGCCCTCTTAAGGAGAAAGATTTATGGGAAAATGCAAAGTTTCCCACTCGTATCCAGCCAATTGATTTGCTTCAGAACAGGGAGCCCATGAGAAAGAAAGTTAGGGGAAGGAAGCGAAAACGTAGAAAGCAATCAAAGATGGGAGCAGGTAGGAGAACTGCCAAATCAGGCTCTGAAGCTAATGTTGCTTCTGAGCCTGAGGAGAAGTTTGGATTCCAATCTGGGTCAGACTTCACACTTAAAGACTTTCAGCAATATGCTAAGGTTTTTAAAGATTGCTACTTTGGATTGAATGATGCCAATGAATATGGAAAAGTTAGCGATTATAATCACTGGCAGAAACGGGAGCCCTCTGTGGAAGACATTGAAGGTGAATACTGGAGAATAATAGAGCAACCAACAGATGAGGTTGAG GTGTATTATGGAGCTGACTTGGAAACTGGATCACTTGGAAGTGGTTTTCCTAAGACATCATCCTTAACTAATAATGACTCAGATAGATATGCTGTGTCTGGCTGGAATCTGAATAACTTCCCGCGATTGCCAGGTTCTGCGTTATCTTTTGAAGGAAGTGATATCTCAGGAGTTCTAGTTCCATGGCTGTATATTGGAATGTGCTTTTCCTCATTTTGTTGG CATGTCGAGGACCATCATCTCTATTCACTTAATTATCTGCATTGGGGTGACCCAAAAGTATGGTATGGAGTACCTGGAATCCATGCTCCAGGTTTGGAAGCTGCAATGAGAAAGCACTTGCCTGATTTATTTGAAGAACAACCGAATCTACTCAATGAATTG GTGACTCAGTTATCTCCTTCAATTCTTAAATCCGAGGGGGTGCCTGTACATCGCACTGTTCAGAATTCAGGTGAATTTGTTGTTACCTTTCCAAGGGCGTATCACTGTGGCTTCAATTGTGGCTTCAATTGCGCAGAGGCTGTGAATGTGGCTCCGGTTGATTGGCTTGTGCATGGCCAGAATGCTGTTGAGCTTTACAGTTTGCAGTGCCGTAAGACTTCATTGTcccatgacaagttattatttGGATGTGCTCAGGAAGCCGTGTGTGCCCTTGCAGAGGCAACTCTTCATGAtaaagaaaatctaaaatatataaaatggaGTAGTGCTTGTGGGAAAGATGGAGTTCTTACCAAGGCAATTAAG ACAAGGATAAATATGGAAAAGGAGAGGCTTGACTGTCTTCCCACTCATTTAAAGAAGCTTAGGATGAACAGTGAGTTTGATTTGTTTGAGGAAAGAGAATGCTTCTCTTGCTTCTATGACTTGCACTTATCCGCCATAGGTTGCAAGTGCTCCCCTGATACTTATTCATGTCTCAATCACTCACATTTGTTTTGCTCATGTGAAGTGGACCAAAGCTTTGTTCTGTTTCGTTATACCATGAATGAACTAGGTACATTGGTTGAGGCATTAGAAGGAGAAGAACATGCTATTCTAGTGTGGGCAAATAGAAACACTGGACTGGTATCTGCTAATCCTGAGGATACTTGCATCTATAAACAAGATGCGGAGAGTTACAAAGGATGGAAAAGCTCAACATATTGTGCAGGAACCAATAATAAGTCAAATTCAAATATACCTAGCAGTTCTTATAACCACATTTCTGCGGAGTTAGTGCACTCAGAGTTTCACCGTGAAACTTATAGTGCACAATATGGGACTAAAGATTGTCAGAAAGATattaagaatgaagaaaaattgGTCATGTACAATGAAGATAAGGTGAAGGAAGGTTCTCTGGATTTAAATATAGATGTTATGTTTGTTGAACGTGAAAATCGTTTTCTGCATGCTGCTGAGTACCATCATAATAAGAGTGTTCCATATGTTGGAAAAGTATGCTATTCAGAGGTCAGAAAGAAACAAGACAACATGGAACCTGGGGCTGGATGTATAACTTCCTTGGAGAAAGAATTTTCATCATGTTCAAGGGACGTTCAAAATTCTTGTACACTAGATGGTTATAAATTGTTTGGGGTGGACCTGCAGATGCATTCTGATTCGAGAGAACAACTCAACGGCGTATTTAAAATAGGTGATATTGAAACTTCCAACGCAAGTCTATCTTTGACAAACCAAAACTTCATAATGAAGAATATCAGTGTTTCTGTTGAGCCTGTGAATTTGGGCATTGTTATGTGTGGTAAGTTGTGGTGCAGTAGGCATGCAATATATCCAAAAG GATTCAAGAGTCGTGTTAAGTTCTTAAGCTTTCTTGATCCACCAAGAATTTGTAACTATGTTTCTGAAGTCTATGATGCTGGATTTCTTGGGCCTCTTTTCAAG gTTACCATGGAAGAACATCCAAGTGAGATCTTCACAAACACCTCGGCAGATAAGTGCTGGGAGTCAGTTCTTTTGAGACTAAATCATGAAACCGAGAAGCTAAGGAGTCAAGGTGAAAGAGAACTTCCTCCCTTGGAGCTTCTGAAAAACATTAATGGTCATAAAATGTTTGGATTCCTTTCACCTTCCATTATTCAG GCTATTGAAGCTCTGGACCCCAATCATCAATGCGTCGAGTACTGGAATCACAAAGAAGTTGTCTCTGAATCTTCAGAAAGTGGCATTGATGACTGTAAGCTCAGTCACGGTTCAAGTAACTCTCTAAGTGATGTCAAAACCAGACTTCTTGGTCCTGGTTTGAGAAAGCTGGAACAAGATAGCAGCCGAAGACATTATGATTCTTTTGAAGAGATGAAATTGGTGGTAGAAGGGTTATTGAAAAAGGCGAATGCTGAAGAATTAAGTGCCATGCACAAGTTATTCAGCTCTGATGCACAGTTCAACAAGTGGAGAGTGGCATATGTAACGTTGATTGAGGAAATCCGGAAAGCTTGTGCATAA